In Gilliamella sp. B3022, the sequence AAAGGCATTTTTAAGAAATCTTTTTTAAATAAATTAAAAAAAGGGTTAGAGGTATCTGAGGATGCATCAGTAAAAACATCAGATTTTGTTATTGCAATATACCAATTGTATCAAGAATTACAGGCTTTTTCGCCACAAGTTTTAACGGATAATCATCTTGAATTAGACCGTTATTTTTCATCAGAACAAAAGGAATGGTATAACACGGTTGTTACTGCAAAAAATTATTTGCAGATAGGCCCTGCCTTTAATAATACAGGTATTCAAATTAAAATTGCTGCACCATTATTATGGGATATGATTCATTCTGCCGATAAGGCAATAAAAGATAATAATGTGGATGCTAATTTGCGCTTTGCACATGCTGAAACGATTTCGCCATTAGCCACTTTACTTGAAATTGAAGGTTCTGCTAATGTTACTAAAACACTATTTGATTATCCTACTGTATGGAAAGCAGATAAAATTATTCCTATGGGAGCAAACATTCAATGGCTTTTTTATAAAAGCAAGCAAACCCATCAACCTATTTTGATTAAAGTATTGCTAAATGAACGAGAAGTACATTTACCTGTAAAATCAGATATCTATCCTTATTACCTATGGAGTGATGTAAAACAATTTTATGTTAACAAACTGAATAAATTAGGTTTGGTTGAAAATCATTCAGAAATAGAAATGTTAAAAAACCTTCAATAAATAAACAACTATAAATATTATGTTTCTACATGGGGACATAATATTTAATATTACGATTCTGGTTAGACCTCTAACCAGAATGTCACTGGTCCATCGTTTATCAAAGAAACTTGCATATCAGCTGCAAATTGTCCTGTTTGTGTATTAATTTGCTTTTTACACTGTTCAATAAAAAATTGGTATAGTTTATTGGCTTCCTCGGGTTTTGCACCTTTAGTAAAACTAGGGCGCATTCCCTTATGCGTATCGGCTGCAAGTGTAAATTGAGAAACAACTAAAAGATCACCATTAGTTTGAGTAACATTTAAATTCATTTTACCTTCACTATCACTAAAGATTCGATACCCTAGTACTTTTTCACATAAACGTATTGCTTTTTGCTCGTTATCTTCTTTTTCTATACCTAATAATACTAGTAATCCATGATTAATCTGTCCAATAATTTGATTATTAACAGTAACACTAGCTTGTTTAACGCGTTGAATTAAGGCGATCATAAAATAATTACTCTGGTAATGATTGATTTTCAACTATGTGCTTTTTGCGATTAAAGTCAGTTAAAGTTGCTGCAAATTCGGCACCAAACAAAACAATGCACCAAGAAAAATAGATCCAAACCAACATAATGGGAATTGATGATACAACCCCATAAATAAGTTGATAAGTTGGGAATGAAGTTATATATAGAGCAAATGCTCGTTTTCCTAGTTCAAATAAAATCGCTGCAACAATGGCTCCGACCATGGACTCTTTGAAAGGCACAGATTCAGTTGGAATAATACTATAAAGCAGCCAAAAACCAGCCACAGATATAAAAAAAGGTAGGGTACTGAGTAGAAAGTTACCCGGTGCAGCAGTAGAAAGCCATTTTAATGAAAATATATATGAACTTATTGCAACACTTGAACCTGCTAAAATAGGACCTAAAGTTAATATCGTCCAATACATCGTTAGATTGTACATGAATGATCGCTTTTTTTTGGTTTTCCATATGTGATTTAGCGCGGTATTAATTGAATTGATTAATAAAAGCGATGTAACTATTAGACCAATTATACCCATAAAGGTCATTTTTTTGGTATTGCCAATAAATTGTTCTAAGTAATTTTCGATAGTGTCACTAGCGGTAGGAACC encodes:
- a CDS encoding histidine-type phosphatase, which gives rise to MIILGSRKLLTVFLFTFTSLSFAQPYVIAGSKTAYPYDPKQILTSAPTGYQAFYIDHIGRHGSRYISKSKHEDLAYHILSLADSQHQLTNSGKDLLSQLIIIKQLNQNHYGQLTNLGRTDISLISRRMLENNPSVFKGQKIEVISTSSPRAKETAEIFIKSFKVKYPNIHVVQQPDNEQTLLRFFEYSPAYSEYKKSQTVKNAVKSIEYASRTEQMSKQVAKGIFKKSFLNKLKKGLEVSEDASVKTSDFVIAIYQLYQELQAFSPQVLTDNHLELDRYFSSEQKEWYNTVVTAKNYLQIGPAFNNTGIQIKIAAPLLWDMIHSADKAIKDNNVDANLRFAHAETISPLATLLEIEGSANVTKTLFDYPTVWKADKIIPMGANIQWLFYKSKQTHQPILIKVLLNEREVHLPVKSDIYPYYLWSDVKQFYVNKLNKLGLVENHSEIEMLKNLQ
- a CDS encoding virulence factor BrkB family protein, with amino-acid sequence MKSFKNIQLFTKMLWLRINQDRLTTSSAGLAYTTILALVPLITVIFSLLSAFPMFDEVSFSLKKIIYNNLVPTASDTIENYLEQFIGNTKKMTFMGIIGLIVTSLLLINSINTALNHIWKTKKKRSFMYNLTMYWTILTLGPILAGSSVAISSYIFSLKWLSTAAPGNFLLSTLPFFISVAGFWLLYSIIPTESVPFKESMVGAIVAAILFELGKRAFALYITSFPTYQLIYGVVSSIPIMLVWIYFSWCIVLFGAEFAATLTDFNRKKHIVENQSLPE
- the dtd gene encoding D-aminoacyl-tRNA deacylase, whose amino-acid sequence is MIALIQRVKQASVTVNNQIIGQINHGLLVLLGIEKEDNEQKAIRLCEKVLGYRIFSDSEGKMNLNVTQTNGDLLVVSQFTLAADTHKGMRPSFTKGAKPEEANKLYQFFIEQCKKQINTQTGQFAADMQVSLINDGPVTFWLEV